A genomic window from Vitis riparia cultivar Riparia Gloire de Montpellier isolate 1030 chromosome 18, EGFV_Vit.rip_1.0, whole genome shotgun sequence includes:
- the LOC117906607 gene encoding beta-galactosidase 16, producing MLRDMGCWWWWWFAVLSAAVASVCGGEVTYDGRSLIINGQRKILFSGSIHYPRSTPEMWPSLISQAKQGGIDVIETYVFWNQHEPKPGQYDFSGRRDIVRFIREVQAQGLYACLRIGPFIQAEWNYGGFPFWLHDVPGIVYRTDNEPFKFYMRNFTTKIVEIMKSENLYASQGGPIILQQIENEYKTVEANFGEGGKRYVLWAANMAVGLETGVPWVMCKQDDAPDPVINSCNGRICGETFAGPNSPNKPAIWTENWTSSYPLFGEDARPRPVEDIAFHVALFVAKMNGSFINYYMYHGGTNFGRTSSAYVQTAYYDEAPLDEYGLIQQPTWGHLKELHAAVKLCSETLLQGAQSNLSLGTKLQEAYVFRGQSGKCAAFLVNNDSRTDVTVVFQNTSYELPRKSISILADCKNEAFNTAKISTQQNTRSIQTVTKFNSTEQWEEYKESIPNFDDTSSRANTLLEHTNTTKDASDYLWYTFRYNNDPSNGQSVLSTNSRAHALHAFVNGRHTGSQHGSSSNLSFSLYNTVSFRAGINNVSLLSVMVGLPDSGGYLERRVAGLRRVRIQSNGILKDFTNNPWGYQVGLLGEKLQIYTDVGSQKVQWSKFGSSTSGLLTWYKTVFDAPAGNEPVALNLVSMRKGEVWVNGQSIGRYWVSFLTPSGKPSQIWYHIPRSFLKPTGNLLVLLEEETGHPVGISIGKVSIPKICGHVSESHLPPVISRVIYKKHENHHGRRPKVQLRCPSNRNISRILFASFGTPSGDCQSYAVGSCHSSTSRSNVEKACLGKGMCSVPLSYKRFGGDPCPGTPKALLVDVQCT from the exons ATGCTAAGAGATATGGGttgttggtggtggtggtggtttgCGGTGCTGTCGGCGGCTGTGGCCTCCGTGTGCGGCGGAGAGGTGACCTACGACGGCAGGTCTCTGATCATCAATGGCCAACGCAAGATTCTTTTCTCTGGTTCTATTCACTATCCTAGAAGCACCCCTGag ATGTGGCCATCTTTGATCTCCCAAGCCAAACAAGGAGGAATTGACGTGATAGAAACATATGTGTTCTGGAACCAGCATGAGCCCAAACCAGGACAG TATGATTTCAGTGGAAGACGTGATATAGTGAGATTCATCAGGGAAGTTCAAGCACAAGGCCTCTATGCATGCCTTCGAATTGGACCCTTCATCCAGGCTGAATGGAATTAtgg AGGTTTTCCATTTTGGTTGCATGATGTTCCGGGCATTGTTTATCGAACTGATAACGAACCATTCAAG TTTTATATGCGAAACTTTACAACAAAGATTGTGGAAATAATGAAATCAGAGAACTTGTATGCTTCACAAGGCGGTCCTATCATATTACAACAG ATCGAGAACGAGTACAAAACAGTGGAAGCAAACTTTGGAGAGGGCGGGAAGAGGTATGTTCTTTGGGCAGCCAATATGGCTGTGGGGCTTGAGACTGGTGTGCCATGGGTGATGTGCAAGCAAGATGATGCTCCTGACCCTGTG ATCAATTCATGCAATGGTAGAATATGCGGAGAAACATTTGCAGGACCCAACTCACCAAATAAGCCAGCAATCTGGACAGAAAACTGGACATCAAG CTATCCATTATTTGGTGAAGATGCACGCCCAAGACCTGTGGAAGACATTGCATTTCATGTTGCACTATTTGTTGCTAAGATGAATGGGAGCTTCATAAATTATTACATG TATCATGGAGGAACCAATTTTGGAAGAACATCCTCTGCATATGTACAGACAGCTTATTACGATGAAGCTCCTCTTGACGAGTACG GTTTGATTCAGCAACCAACATGGGGTCATCTAAAGGAATTGCATGCTGCAGTAAAACTATGCTCAGAGACTTTACTTCAGGGAGCCCAGTCCAATTTGTCTTTGGGTACCAAACTACAAGAA GCCTATGTTTTTAGGGGACAATCAGGCAAATGTGCTGCCTTTCTTGTGAACAATGACAGTAGAACAGATGTCACAGTGGTCTTTCAAAATACTTCTTATGAACTGCCTAGAAAATCAATCAGCATCCTGGCAGACTGCAAGAATGAAGCATTCAACACTGCAAAG ATAAGCACACAACAAAATACAAGATCAATCCAAACAGTCACAAAGTTTAATTCAACTGAACAATGGGAAGAATATAAAGAAAGTATCCCCAACTTTGATGATACTTCATCAAGAGCAAACACGTTACTAGAGCACACGAATACAACAAAGGACGCATCTGATTACCTTTGGTATACTTTCAG GTATAACAATGATCCCTCTAATGGACAATCCGTGCTTAGTACAAATTCCCGTGCACATGCTTTGCATGCATTTGTCAATGGAAGGCATACTG GATCTCAACATGGAAGCAGTAGCAATTTGAGTTTCTCTCTGTATAATACTGTTTCTTTTAGGGCTGGGATAAACAATGTCTCATTACTTAGCGTAATGGTTGGCTTACCG GATTCAGGAGGATATCTTGAGCGTAGGGTCGCTGGATTACGTAGGGTGCGGATTCAAAGCAACGGTATCTTAAAAGATTTCACCAACAACCCTTGGGGGTATCAG GTTGGACTGTTGGGAGAGAAATTACAGATTTACACAGATGTAGGATCACAAAAGGTTCAATGGAGTAAGTTTGGAAGCTCCACAAGTGGACTGCTCACGTGGTATAAG ACTGTATTTGATGCACCTGCCGGGAATGAACCAGTTGCATTGAACCTTGTTTCCATGAGAAAAGGTGAAGTTTGGGTTAATGGACAAAGCATTGGTCGTTATTGGGTCTCCTTCCTTACCCCCAGTGGAAAGCCTTCACAAATATG GTACCATATACCTCGATCCTTCCTCAAACCTACAGGGAACCTATTAGTTCTACTAGAAGAAGAAACAGGGCACCCTGTTGGGATTTCAATAGGCAAagtttcaatcccaaaaatatGCGGGCATGTTTCAGAATCTCATCTGCCCCCAGTAATTTCAAGGGTGATATATAAGAAGCATGAAAACCACCATGGCAGGAGACCTAAAGTTCAGCTTCGTTGTCCTTCAAATAGAAACATCTCCAGAATTTTATTTGCAAGCTTTGGAACCCCGTCAGGTGATTGTCAAAGTTATGCTGTTGGAAGCTGTCACTCATCCACCTCTCGATCCAATGTGGAGAAG GCCTGTCTAGGGAAAGGGATGTGTTCAGTTCCTCTCTCATACAAAAGATTTGGTGGTGACCCATGTCCTGGAACTCCAAAAGCTCTCTTAGTTGATGTACAATGCACATGA
- the LOC117906331 gene encoding beta-galactosidase 16-like: protein MPRKEALEMRSRLLLWFAVLSAAVAVVCGGSVTYDGRSLIINGQRRLLFSGSIHYPRSTPEMWPSLISKAKEGGIDVIETYAFWNQHEPKQGQYDFSGRLDIVKFFKEVQAQGLYACLRIGPFIESEWNYGGLPFWLHDVPDIIYRSDNEPFKFYMQNFTTKIVNLMKSENLYASQGGPIILSQIENEYKNVEAAFHEKGPPYVRWAAKMAVDLQTGVPWVMCKQDDAPDPVINACNGMKCGETFAGPNKPNKPAIWTENWTSVYEVYGEDKRGRAAEDLAFQVALFIAKKNGSFINYYMYHGGTNFGRTSSSYVLTAYYDQAPLDEYGLIRQPKWGHLKELHAVIKLCSDTLLRGVQYNYSLGQLQEAYLFKRPSGQCAAFLVNNDKRRNVTVLFQNANYELAANSISILPDCKKIAFNTAKVSTQFNTRSVQTRATFGSTKQWSEYREGIPSFGGTPLKASMLLEHMGTTKDASDYLWYTLRFIHNSSNARPVLRVDSLAHVLLAFVNGKYIASAHGSHQNGSFSLVNKVPLNSGLNRISLLSVMVGLPDAGPYLEHKVVGIRRVEIQDGGDSKDFSKHPWGYQVGLMGEKLQIYTSPGSQKVQWYGLGSHGRGPLTWYKTLFDAPPGNDPVVLFFGSMGKGEAWVNGQSIGRYWVSYLTPSGEPSQTWYNVPRAFLNPKGNLLVVQEEESGDPLKISIGTVSVTNVCGHVTDSHPPPIISWTTSDDGNESHHGKIPKVQLRCPPSSNISKITFASFGTPVGGCESYAIGSCHSPNSLAVVEKACLGKNMCSIPHSLKSFGDDPCPGTPKALLVAAQCK from the exons ATGCCGAGAAAGGAAGCGCTTGAGATGCGGTCGAGGCTGCTGTTGTGGTTTGCTGTGCTCTCAGCGGCAGTTGCCGTCGTGTGCGGAGGAAGCGTGACTTACGACGGCAGATCACTGATCATCAATGGCCAACGGAGGCTTCTTTTCTCGGGTTCAATTCACTATCCTAGAAGCACTCCTGAG ATGTGGCCATCTTTGATTTCCAAAGCCAAAGAAGGAGGGATAGATGTGATAGAAACCTACGCATTTTGGAACCAACATGAGCCCAaacaaggacag TATGATTTCAGTGGAAGACTTGATATAGTAAAATTCTTTAAGGAAGTCCAAGCACAAGGTCTATATGCATGTCTTCGAATTGGACCCTTCATTGAGAGTGAATGGAATTATGG AGGTCTTCCATTTTGGTTGCATGATGTCCCGGACATTATTTATCGATCTGATAATGAACCCTTCAAG TTTTACATGCAAAACTTTACTACGAAAATAGTAAACTTGATGAAATCAGAGAATCTTTATGCTTCACAAGGTGGCCCAATCATATTGTCACAG ATTGAGAATGAGTACAAAAACGTAGAAGCAGCTTTTCATGAGAAAGGGCCGCCTTATGTGAGGTGGGCAGCTAAAATGGCGGTGGATCTTCAAACTGGTGTTCCCTGGGTGATGTGCAAGCAAGATGATGCTCCTGACCCTGTG ATTAATGCGTGCAATGGTATGAAATGCGGCGAAACATTTGCTGGACCAAACAAACCAAATAAGCCAGCGATATGGACAGAGAACTGGACATCTGT CTATGAGGTATATGGTGAAGACAAACGTGGAAGAGCTGCAGAAGACCTTGCATTTCAAGTTGCACTATTCATAGCAAagaagaatggaagctttataAATTACTATATG TACCATGGAGGAACCAACTTCGGAAGAACGAGCTCTTCATATGTACTGACAGCTTATTATGATCAAGCTCCTCTTGATGAGTATG GTTTGATCAGGCAACCAAAATGGGGCCATCTCAAGGAATTACATGCAGTAATAAAACTATGTTCTGATACTTTACTTCGTGGAGTTCAATACAACTACTCTTTGGGTCAACTGCAAGAA GCCTATCTCTTTAAAAGACCATCAGGCCAATGTGCTGCCTTTCTTGTGAATAATGACAAGCGAAGAAATGTCACAGTGCTGTTTCAAAATGCTAATTATGAACTGGCTGCAAATTCAATCAGCATCCTGCCGGACTGCAAGAAAATAGCCTTCAACACTGCAAAG GTAAGTACACAGTTTAATACAAGATCAGTCCAAACAAGGGCAACTTTTGGTTCAACCAAACAATGGAGCGAATACAGAGAAGGTATCCCCAGCTTTGGTGGTACTCCATTGAAAGCAAGCATGTTATTAGAGCACATGGGTACAACAAAGGATGCATCTGATTATCTTTGGTACACTTTAAG GTTTATACATAATTCCTCTAATGCTCGACCGGTACTTCGTGTGGACTCTCTTGCGCATGTTCTGCTTGCATTTGTTAATGGAAAGTATATTG CATCTGCACATGGAAGTCATCAGAATGGAAGTTTCTCTCTGGTGAATAAAGTTCCTCTTAATTCTGGGCTCAACAGAATCTCTTTACTTAGTGTAATGGTTGGTTTGCCG GATGCAGGACCATATCTTGAACACAAGGTCGTTGGAATACGTAGGGTGGAGATTCAAGATGGAGGCGACTCAAAAGACTTCAGCAAGCATCCATGGGGATATCAG GTTGGATTGATGGGAGAAAAGTTGCAAATTTACACTTCTCCTGGATCACAAAAAGTTCAATGGTATGGGTTAGGAAGCCATGGGCGTGGACCACTCACATGGTATAAG ACATTATTTGATGCACCTCCTGGGAATGATCCAGTTGTACTGTTCTTCGGTTCCATGGGAAAAGGTGAAGCTTGGGTAAACGGACAAAGCATTGGTAGGTACTGGGTCTCCTACCTTACCCCAAGTGGAGAGCCTTCTCAAACCTG GTACAATGTACCTCGAGCCTTCCTCAACCCTAAAGGGAATTTATTAGTTGTACAAGAAGAAGAATCTGGGGACCCTCTTAAGATTTCCATAGGCACTGTTTCGGTAACAAATGTATGCGGGCATGTAACGGATTCTCACCCTCCCCCAATAATTTCATGGACGACCAGTGATGATGGGAATGAAAGCCACCATGGGAAGATACCTAAAGTTCAGCTTCGTTGTCCTCCAAGTAGCAACATCTCCAAGATTACATTTGCAAGCTTCGGAACCCCTGTAGGTGGCTGTGAAAGTTATGCCATTGGAAGCTGTCACTCTCCTAACTCTTTAGCCGTTGTGGAGAAG GCTTGTCTAGGGAAGAACATGTGTTCCATTCCTCATTCGCTTAAAAGTTTTGGGGATGACCCATGTCCGGGAACTCCTAAAGCCCTTTTGGTAGCTGCACAGTGTAAATGA
- the LOC117907853 gene encoding proteasome subunit beta type-3-A has product MSIFEYNGSALIAMVGKNCFAIASDRRFGVQLQTVATDFQKIYRIHDRVFLGLSGLATDAQTLYQRLVFRHKLYQLREERDMKPETFASLVSAILYEKRFGPYFCQPVIAGLGDEDKPFICTMDSIGAKELAKDFVVAGTASESLYGACEAMFKPDMEPEELFEIISQALLSSVDRDCLSGWGGHVYVVTPTEVKESILKGRMD; this is encoded by the exons ATGTCG ATCTTCGAGTACAATGGCAGTGCGCTAATCGCCATGGTTGGCAAGAACTGCTTTGCAATCGCCAGCGATCGCCGGTTCGGCGTTCAGCTCCAGACCGTCGCTACCGATTTTCAGAAAATTTACAGGATCCACGATCGGGTTTTTCTTGGTCTGTCCGGACTGGCTACCGATGCTCAGACTCT ATATCAACGGCTTGTTTTTCGGCACAAACTGTATCAGCTTCGAGAGGAGAGGGATATGAAGCCCGAAACCTTTGCAAGCCTTGTATCTGCTATTCTTTATGAGAAAAG gtttggTCCTTACTTCTGCCAGCCTGTTATTGCTGGATTGGGAGATGAAGACAAGCCATTCATCTGCACAATGGATTCAATTGGAGCCAA GGAGCTTGCTAAAGATTTTGTTGTTGCTGGTACTGCCTCTGAGTCTCTTTACGGTGCCTGCGAGGCCATGTTCAAGCCCGACATG GAACCTGAGGAATTATTTGAGATCATCTCTCAAGCACTGCTCTCATCAGTAGATCGTGACTGCTTGAGTGGTTGGGGAGGACATGTCTATGTTGT CACACCAACTGAAGTGAAGGAGAGCATCTTAAAAGGAAGGATGGATTGA